The sequence ACAACGGCAGCACCGGCTTCTTTCAATTGTTTGACGATCTGTCGCAGATTGCTTTTAGTTTGATCGATGCTGAGCCCGCGAAGTCCATCGTTGGCGCCTAATTCCAGGATCACCAGTTCAGGTTCATTCTTGAGGATCCACGGCACGCGTCTTAGCCCACCGGCCGTGGTGTCGCCACTCACACCGGCATTAATCACTCGATAGGGATACTTGAGATCATCCAGCCTCCGCTGCAATTGGGCAGGGTAGGATTCACCGGCTTGCACCCCAAGCCCAGCCGTGAGACTGTCTCCAAATGCCACGATTCGCGGCCTAGTGTCCGCTGCCGAAGGCGAGGCGGCTTCCGC is a genomic window of Candidatus Nitrospira kreftii containing:
- a CDS encoding multifunctional acyl-CoA thioesterase I and protease I and lysophospholipase L1 yields the protein MLSDIMRRARRSHLISLTAVMILLWPIAAEAASPSAADTRPRIVAFGDSLTAGLGVQAGESYPAQLQRRLDDLKYPYRVINAGVSGDTTAGGLRRVPWILKNEPELVILELGANDGLRGLSIDQTKSNLRQIVKQLKEAGAAVVLAGMKLPPNYGEEYTTRFEAIYPALAQEYHLPLIPFFLEGVGGASSLNQADGIHPTREGYEVVVEQVLKVLKAVLSERQQKL